ACGAGCGCGGCCAGCGCCGAGGTGACGACGGGCTCGAAGGTGGACAAGATAACGGCGGTCGACGGGCCGGTGCGCTTGAGCCCGGCGAAGAAGGTCAGCATCGCCACGACGGTGGAGACGACGGCGATGCAGGCCAGCCAGAACCATCCCGACACCCCGAAGTCGAGGTCGACGCCGCCGGTGAGCATGGCGCGGGCGGCGAGGGTACCGGCCGCGCCGGTCATCACCAGCGCGGCGAGCACCACGGGTGCCAGCCGGTGCACGACGGTGTCGGCGACGAGGATGTAGACGGTGTAGGTGATCGCGGCGGCGAAAGCTAGCAGCGCCCCGATCGGGTGGAAACTCACGCCGCCGGCGCCGAGCAGGACCAGCAGCGTTCCGGTTGAGGCGGCCGTCAGTGCGGCGCCGCGCGCGGGGGTGAGCCGGTCACGGCCGAGCAGCACCGCCGCCACGGTGACCATGACCGGGTAGGTGTAGAGGATCAACGCCAGCAGGGACGCGTCCATCCGCTGCAGCGCGGAGAAGAACAGACTCGCCTGCGTGGCGTACCCGATGGCGCCCAGTCCGACGGCGATGGCCAGCACCCGGCCACGTGTCATCGTCGACCGACCGATCGCCTCACGTAGGGGCGAACTGGATGCCGCGCGGCGTAGTCCTGGCCGCACCAGCAAGACGATCCCGAGCAGGACGGCCGCCAGGGTGAAGCGCACCAGCAGCAGAGCCCCGGGCGAGACGCCGGCGTCGTACGCGAGCTTGCCGAAGATCGCCATCGCGCCGAAGCAAGCCGCGGACAAGAGACACAGTGCTGCACCCATGCAGCTAAGGGTCGGACAGCCGACGCATCGGGTCCAGCGATGATTTCCAGGGGTGAATCGTTAGGATTTCCGCATGATCGAGCTGGACCTGCGGCGGTTGCGCTTCCTGCGCGAGTTCGAGGAACGCGGCACCCTGGCCGCAGTCGCCGCGGCTCTGGGCTACAGCCCGTCCACGGTCTCCCAACAGCTCGCCCTGCTGGAGAAGGACGTCGGCGCACGGCTGCTCGACAAAGCCGGGCGCGGTGTGCGGCTCACCGACGCCGGACACCTGCTCGCTCAGCACGCCCGGGTGCTGCTGTCAGCCGCCGAAGCGGCACAAGCCGACCTCGCCGCCCTCAGCGGCGACATCCGAGGCACCGTCCGTGCCGGCGGCCTGCAATCGGCGGCCCGTCGCCTACTGATCCCGGCCGTGGCCCGCATGAAGGCCGACCACCCGCAGGTCCGGGTGGAAATCTTCGAGCTGGAACTCGAACAGTCCCTGCCAGGCCTACGCCTCGGCGCGGTCGACCTCGTCATCGGCGATGAGTACGACAGCCACCCCCGCCCTCGCCCGGCCGGTCTGTGCTTCACGCGCTTGCTGGAAGAGCCCCTGAAGATCGTGCTTCCAGCCGCGCATCCGCTCGCCCAGGCCGGCGGACCGGTCGCGGTCACCGACCTGCGATCCGACATTTGGACCGCCTCCGCCGAAGGCACCGGCCACCACGCCATGGTCGTCGGAACCTGCCGCGCCCTCGGCGGCTACGAACCCGACCTCCGGCACCGCTCCAGCGACGCCGACGTCCAACTCGAACTCGTCCGTGCCGCCACCGCCGTCGCCCTGATGCCAGCCCTGACCCTGCCCACCAAAGACCCCGCGCTCGCGATCCGAGACATCGCCGAAACCACCCTCAAACGCCGCCTGGTCGCCGCCACCCGAGACACCCCACCCGCTCCCGCACTCACCGCCCTCCTGGCAGCCGTGACGGACCAGGTGCACAACCTCGATCCGAAGAAACCCTTGTCCACCGCCTAGCGATGCTTGTGGGCTGCTGAGCAGGTCGGGCTGTTCGTGGCCACTCTGGTCCGGAGATCGACTGCTCTTGGCCCAGATGGTAGGTCCAGTAAATTCGCTACCCGGCGGCCGGAGCGCAGTGATACACAACCGACGTGCAGAACATTCTGGAGTTCCCCGAGGTCCTGT
The window above is part of the Micromonospora sp. LH3U1 genome. Proteins encoded here:
- a CDS encoding LysR substrate-binding domain-containing protein, which gives rise to MIELDLRRLRFLREFEERGTLAAVAAALGYSPSTVSQQLALLEKDVGARLLDKAGRGVRLTDAGHLLAQHARVLLSAAEAAQADLAALSGDIRGTVRAGGLQSAARRLLIPAVARMKADHPQVRVEIFELELEQSLPGLRLGAVDLVIGDEYDSHPRPRPAGLCFTRLLEEPLKIVLPAAHPLAQAGGPVAVTDLRSDIWTASAEGTGHHAMVVGTCRALGGYEPDLRHRSSDADVQLELVRAATAVALMPALTLPTKDPALAIRDIAETTLKRRLVAATRDTPPAPALTALLAAVTDQVHNLDPKKPLSTA
- a CDS encoding DMT family transporter, with the translated sequence MGAALCLLSAACFGAMAIFGKLAYDAGVSPGALLLVRFTLAAVLLGIVLLVRPGLRRAASSSPLREAIGRSTMTRGRVLAIAVGLGAIGYATQASLFFSALQRMDASLLALILYTYPVMVTVAAVLLGRDRLTPARGAALTAASTGTLLVLLGAGGVSFHPIGALLAFAAAITYTVYILVADTVVHRLAPVVLAALVMTGAAGTLAARAMLTGGVDLDFGVSGWFWLACIAVVSTVVAMLTFFAGLKRTGPSTAVILSTFEPVVTSALAALVLGESLTPVQLAGGALVLSSVAVLQIRRTGTRRQDLSVRPTNSGRLISGKPRSCSSSSSANTS